A part of Gramella sp. MAR_2010_147 genomic DNA contains:
- a CDS encoding substrate-binding domain-containing protein — protein sequence MKTIKVGGVPEHFNLPWHRCIENGKFREAGVDVIWKDFPEGTGAMCKALRSGEIDVAVILTEGIIRDIINGNNSRIIQTYISSPLIWGIHVNAGSSYKNLKDLKNTKAAISRMGSGSHLMAYVNAEHLNWDTKELQFEIVNNLEGAIDALKKDDAQYFMWEHFTTKPLVDDKTFRLIADCPTPWPCFVIAASDKSLEKDSKELKIILQVLNKETESFKLQKNIDFELSERYGQKLEDIRKWLDLTSWSQEQISLNDLEKVQQKLLDLNLIQDKKDSKKIIHNFK from the coding sequence ATGAAAACGATCAAAGTAGGTGGTGTACCAGAACATTTTAATCTTCCATGGCATCGCTGTATAGAGAACGGGAAATTTAGAGAAGCAGGTGTTGATGTAATATGGAAAGATTTTCCAGAAGGAACCGGAGCAATGTGCAAAGCTTTACGATCTGGAGAGATTGATGTCGCGGTAATCCTTACTGAAGGTATTATCAGGGATATTATTAATGGAAATAACAGCAGGATCATTCAAACCTATATTTCGAGTCCACTCATTTGGGGGATTCATGTAAATGCGGGATCTTCCTATAAAAACCTAAAGGACCTCAAAAACACGAAAGCTGCGATAAGTCGAATGGGCAGCGGTTCTCATTTAATGGCTTATGTGAATGCAGAACATTTAAACTGGGACACAAAAGAACTTCAGTTTGAAATTGTTAATAATCTGGAGGGAGCTATTGACGCACTTAAAAAAGATGATGCCCAATATTTTATGTGGGAGCATTTTACCACAAAACCCCTTGTAGATGATAAGACCTTTAGATTAATCGCAGACTGCCCTACTCCATGGCCATGTTTTGTGATAGCAGCTTCAGATAAAAGCTTGGAAAAGGATTCTAAAGAATTAAAGATCATATTACAGGTATTGAATAAAGAAACTGAAAGCTTTAAACTTCAGAAAAATATCGATTTTGAACTTTCCGAAAGATATGGACAGAAACTTGAAGATATAAGAAAGTGGCTGGATCTTACTAGCTGGAGTCAGGAGCAAATAAGTTTAAACGATCTGGAAAAGGTTCAGCAAAAACTACTGGATTTAAATCTTATTCAAGATAAAAAAGATTCCAAAAAAATTATCCATAATTTTAAGTAA
- a CDS encoding translation initiation factor, producing the protein MAKKKLGLEDLGGFVFSTNDDFDESEYNDGEHSEELSPKDQQLEAHFSNKGRGGKTVTIIKGFKGSDEDLIALGKMLKKKCGVGGSSKDGEIIIQGDHREKVMKILKKEGYKVKRVGG; encoded by the coding sequence ATGGCAAAGAAGAAATTAGGCCTTGAAGATCTGGGAGGTTTCGTTTTTTCCACAAATGATGATTTTGACGAATCTGAATATAATGATGGAGAACACAGTGAAGAACTTTCTCCAAAAGATCAGCAGCTTGAAGCTCATTTTAGCAATAAAGGTCGTGGTGGTAAAACAGTTACTATCATCAAGGGCTTTAAAGGTTCTGATGAAGATCTAATTGCTTTAGGCAAAATGCTTAAGAAAAAATGTGGTGTAGGAGGTTCATCTAAAGATGGAGAGATCATAATTCAGGGAGATCATAGGGAAAAAGTAATGAAAATACTCAAAAAAGAGGGATATAAAGTAAAGCGTGTTGGAGGTTAA
- a CDS encoding DNA mismatch repair protein MutS, which produces MIKISSRSLDDLEFPVVCDQISELCVTGQGKEKALSIQPYPSFKKTVFGLNQTKEYFDSKTVDQPIPNHGFDSIQPEIKMLGIEGSVIEIGGFRKIASITETVNSHLKYFKKFQENYPVLSETVSHIEFDLSLTDRINGIIDRFGEMKDDASPLLQNLRRSINSVKGKINSSFNSALTTYQSYGYLDEIKESVVENVRVLAVSSMHRRKVKGGIMGNSKTGSIVYIQPEATYQFTRELNNLEYEEKEEVKRILKDLTEFSRPYREILIEYQDLLSDMDVISAKSKYAEKINGVLPKITRERELHIQDAYHPLLYLSNKKKGEKTFPQSIELMPNNRIMVISGPNAGGKSITLKTVGLLQVMLQSGLLIPVHEYSRMCIFKKVLTDIGDNQSIENHLSTYSYRLKNMNYFLKKCDDKTLFLIDEFGTGSDPELGGALAETFLEVFYEKGSYGILTTHYANLKKLASELLEMSNANMMFDNKTLEPIYKLMVGEAGSSFTFEVAQKNGIPYSLINRSKKKVERGKIRFDRSIAKLQKERSVLRKTTDSLKQKEEKAAAQKDKLEQVNSKIQQKLENYQELYDANQRLIYLGQKVNDLSEKYFSNKKKKELIGEFLKLVEIENSKRKKETAKEQKRKKAQERQLKQEVQKKIKPIREKKQEEKKKEEQIKKQEANKPKAKLKIGDRVRLEDGKAVGSIDTIEKGKAIVNYGMFTTSVGLEQLELVQSAKK; this is translated from the coding sequence ATGATAAAAATAAGTTCCAGGAGCCTTGATGATCTTGAGTTTCCGGTAGTGTGTGATCAAATTAGTGAATTATGCGTGACCGGGCAGGGAAAAGAAAAAGCTCTTAGCATTCAACCTTATCCAAGTTTTAAAAAAACAGTTTTCGGTCTAAATCAAACTAAAGAATACTTTGATTCGAAAACGGTAGATCAGCCGATACCTAATCATGGTTTTGATTCTATTCAACCGGAAATTAAAATGCTGGGTATTGAAGGCTCGGTTATTGAAATTGGCGGCTTCAGAAAAATAGCCTCTATTACCGAAACTGTAAACTCTCACTTAAAGTATTTCAAAAAATTTCAGGAAAACTATCCTGTATTATCTGAAACGGTTTCTCATATTGAATTTGATTTAAGTCTTACTGACAGGATAAACGGAATCATAGATAGGTTTGGTGAGATGAAAGATGATGCATCTCCCCTGCTTCAAAATTTAAGAAGATCAATTAATTCTGTAAAAGGAAAGATTAATTCCAGTTTTAATTCGGCTTTAACTACCTATCAGTCTTACGGCTATCTGGATGAAATTAAAGAAAGTGTTGTTGAAAATGTAAGGGTTCTTGCTGTTAGTTCCATGCACCGTCGCAAAGTAAAAGGCGGCATTATGGGTAACTCCAAAACTGGAAGCATTGTTTATATTCAACCAGAAGCTACCTATCAATTTACAAGGGAGCTGAATAACCTTGAATATGAAGAAAAGGAAGAGGTAAAAAGAATCCTGAAAGATCTAACCGAGTTTTCAAGACCTTACCGGGAGATATTAATAGAATACCAGGATTTGCTCAGTGATATGGATGTAATTTCCGCCAAATCTAAATATGCTGAAAAAATAAATGGGGTCCTGCCAAAGATCACCAGGGAAAGAGAACTTCATATTCAGGATGCCTATCATCCATTACTTTATTTAAGCAATAAGAAAAAAGGAGAAAAAACCTTTCCGCAGAGTATCGAGTTGATGCCTAATAACCGCATCATGGTTATCTCCGGGCCCAATGCCGGCGGTAAGAGTATTACCCTTAAAACTGTTGGTTTATTACAGGTGATGCTACAAAGCGGACTCCTTATTCCTGTACATGAATATAGCCGGATGTGTATTTTCAAGAAAGTACTTACAGATATTGGCGATAACCAGTCTATAGAAAATCATTTAAGTACCTATAGCTACAGGTTGAAGAACATGAATTATTTTCTCAAAAAATGTGATGATAAAACCCTGTTCTTAATTGATGAATTTGGTACGGGGAGTGATCCTGAATTAGGGGGCGCTCTGGCTGAAACATTTCTTGAGGTCTTTTATGAAAAAGGCTCTTACGGGATCTTAACCACACATTATGCGAATCTCAAAAAGCTGGCAAGTGAACTACTAGAAATGAGCAATGCCAACATGATGTTTGATAATAAAACACTGGAGCCCATCTATAAACTTATGGTTGGGGAAGCCGGGAGCTCTTTTACTTTTGAAGTTGCTCAGAAAAACGGAATTCCGTACAGTCTTATTAACAGATCTAAAAAGAAGGTAGAGCGTGGTAAAATACGTTTTGACAGAAGTATTGCGAAACTTCAGAAAGAAAGATCTGTGCTAAGAAAAACAACAGATTCTTTAAAGCAAAAAGAAGAAAAAGCTGCTGCACAAAAAGATAAACTTGAACAGGTAAATTCGAAAATACAGCAGAAATTAGAGAACTACCAGGAGCTCTATGATGCAAACCAAAGACTTATCTATTTAGGTCAGAAAGTGAACGATCTAAGCGAAAAGTATTTCAGCAACAAAAAGAAGAAAGAACTTATTGGTGAATTCTTAAAGCTTGTGGAAATTGAAAATTCAAAGAGAAAGAAAGAAACTGCTAAAGAGCAAAAAAGAAAGAAGGCACAGGAAAGACAATTAAAGCAGGAAGTTCAGAAAAAAATAAAGCCAATTAGAGAAAAGAAGCAAGAAGAGAAAAAGAAAGAAGAACAGATTAAAAAGCAGGAGGCTAATAAGCCTAAGGCAAAACTTAAAATAGGAGATCGCGTTCGTCTGGAAGATGGAAAAGCTGTGGGTTCAATAGATACGATAGAAAAAGGAAAAGCTATCGTAAATTACGGAATGTTCACCACCTCGGTTGGACTGGAGCAGTTAGAACTCGTGCAATCGGCTAAAAAATAA
- a CDS encoding nucleoside phosphorylase, translated as MSLEASELILNEDGSIYHLGLLPQELANTIITVGDPARVSRISVHFDAIEVKKQKREFCTHTGTYKGKRITVMSTGMGTDNIDIALTELDALVNIDLENKKIKDELTSLDIIRIGTTGSIREEISIGSYIISELALGFDGLMHYYKDDSFLRKDIADAFVEQTNWSSKKALPYVVEGGKDLINKFNSEITIKGFTGTNVGFYGPQGRVLRAAVPDDKMNDKIAGFKFKGHAVTNLEMETSGIYGISKLLGHNAASLNLVLANRPKGEFLENASEMMDNLIKYTLDKIVQ; from the coding sequence ATGAGTTTAGAAGCTTCAGAATTAATCCTCAACGAGGATGGTTCTATTTATCATCTTGGTTTGTTACCACAAGAATTAGCCAATACTATTATTACCGTTGGCGATCCGGCAAGAGTTTCCAGAATAAGTGTACATTTTGATGCTATTGAGGTAAAAAAACAGAAGCGAGAATTTTGTACACATACCGGAACCTATAAGGGCAAAAGAATTACAGTGATGTCTACCGGGATGGGAACCGATAATATTGATATAGCTCTTACCGAATTAGACGCCCTGGTGAATATTGACCTGGAAAACAAAAAGATCAAAGACGAGCTTACGAGCCTTGATATTATTAGAATTGGTACTACAGGGTCTATTAGAGAAGAAATATCTATTGGTAGTTATATAATTAGCGAACTGGCTTTAGGATTTGACGGTCTTATGCATTATTATAAAGACGATTCTTTTTTAAGAAAAGATATTGCAGATGCTTTTGTTGAACAAACAAACTGGTCTTCTAAAAAGGCCCTTCCCTATGTGGTTGAAGGAGGAAAAGATCTTATAAATAAATTTAATTCTGAAATAACCATCAAAGGTTTTACAGGCACGAATGTTGGATTCTATGGGCCGCAGGGAAGAGTACTACGTGCTGCGGTTCCAGATGATAAAATGAATGATAAAATCGCCGGTTTCAAGTTCAAAGGACATGCAGTAACCAATCTTGAGATGGAAACTTCAGGTATTTATGGCATCTCTAAATTATTAGGCCATAATGCTGCTTCTCTGAACCTTGTACTTGCCAATCGTCCAAAAGGTGAGTTTCTTGAAAACGCTTCAGAAATGATGGATAATTTAATCAAGTATACCCTTGATAAGATTGTTCAATAA
- the ung gene encoding uracil-DNA glycosylase, with protein sequence MNVRIHQSWKNEFENEFEKEYFKDLIGYVKHEYSKHKCFPPGPEIFAAFDHSTFQETKVVILGQDPYHGVNQANGLCFSVRDGIPIPPSLINIFKEIESDLNKPVPPTGNLERWASQGVLLLNATLTVRAHQAGSHQKKGWETFTDQVIRTISEKKENVVFLLWGGYAKKKAKFIDASKHLILTSGHPSPLSANRGYWFGNKHFSTANNYLKQNGRKEIDW encoded by the coding sequence ATGAACGTAAGAATACACCAAAGCTGGAAAAACGAGTTTGAAAATGAATTTGAAAAGGAATATTTTAAAGATCTTATAGGTTATGTGAAACACGAATATTCAAAACATAAATGTTTTCCTCCGGGACCTGAGATTTTTGCCGCATTCGATCATTCTACCTTTCAGGAAACAAAGGTGGTTATTCTGGGGCAGGATCCTTACCACGGAGTGAATCAGGCCAATGGTTTGTGCTTTTCTGTAAGAGACGGAATTCCTATTCCGCCTTCGCTTATTAATATTTTCAAAGAAATAGAAAGCGACCTGAATAAACCTGTCCCTCCTACAGGAAACCTTGAACGCTGGGCAAGTCAGGGAGTTTTGCTTTTGAATGCTACTTTAACGGTTAGAGCTCATCAGGCAGGATCACATCAAAAGAAAGGATGGGAAACTTTTACAGATCAAGTGATACGAACTATTTCTGAAAAAAAGGAAAATGTAGTTTTTTTACTTTGGGGTGGATATGCCAAGAAAAAAGCTAAATTTATTGATGCTTCTAAGCATCTTATTCTAACGAGTGGTCATCCATCACCCTTGAGTGCGAACAGAGGATACTGGTTTGGGAATAAACATTTTAGTACAGCGAATAATTATCTGAAGCAAAATGGCCGAAAAGAAATAGACTGGTAA
- a CDS encoding thiol-disulfide oxidoreductase DCC family protein — protein MSNIPKNKKIVLFDGVCNLCDDAVQRIIKHDKKDIFRFASLQSNIGKKLVKERDLDPEELDSIILIEPGVAYYKKSTAALEISRDLSGGYSLLKHFLFIPESLRDGVYDFIANNRYKWFGKKEQCMIPTPELRSKFLD, from the coding sequence ATGAGCAATATTCCTAAAAATAAAAAGATCGTGCTCTTTGACGGCGTCTGTAATCTTTGTGATGATGCAGTTCAGCGCATTATCAAACATGATAAGAAAGATATATTCAGGTTCGCCTCCCTGCAAAGTAACATTGGCAAAAAACTAGTAAAAGAACGAGATTTGGATCCGGAAGAATTAGATTCTATTATTTTAATTGAGCCCGGTGTAGCTTATTATAAAAAATCAACCGCAGCTCTGGAAATTTCCAGGGATCTTTCTGGTGGATATTCACTTTTAAAACACTTTCTTTTTATTCCTGAATCATTGAGGGATGGAGTTTATGACTTTATAGCAAATAATCGCTATAAATGGTTCGGGAAGAAGGAACAATGCATGATCCCAACTCCCGAACTAAGATCTAAATTTCTGGACTAA
- a CDS encoding ScyD/ScyE family protein has translation MKNSNQQSINLRTIYLLLLSFTTVFFVSCEKETSELPGVVSDLKANRNIDAGPYEFPGALVFDISAAPDGSILVGLNEFSGERSIKLIKNGEISTMIGLDVASDVHGVESIGAGNAFFTTAGTDLATTGELYRASKGKVRMVADLAKFERENDPDAFEGLQWKNQQCEEEFTDNGELVFSAGPQNNPYKVTAFDGETAIVADAAGNTILQATTQGNVDWKAILTPPLNPEGEWMQLFETTDGNEDITCYVQPVPTSVAIGDNGYVYVGELTGGTPAGLPVGLSRVWKMPADGSNLVCSEINGSADCNVLIAGLTSVIDLEIGPDGLLYIVQFDSNSWLSSVVPDIPWGGGSIIAVNTETGLVEKEVATGLVYPGAITFDKKGNLWVLENKLFIGESAIVRMLE, from the coding sequence ATGAAAAATTCAAACCAACAATCAATTAATCTTAGAACAATCTATCTGTTGCTTTTAAGTTTTACTACGGTTTTCTTTGTTTCGTGTGAAAAAGAGACCAGTGAGCTACCTGGAGTGGTATCAGATCTAAAAGCGAACAGGAATATAGATGCAGGTCCTTACGAATTTCCAGGAGCCCTTGTATTTGACATTTCAGCAGCACCAGACGGAAGTATTCTCGTTGGACTGAATGAATTTTCAGGAGAAAGAAGTATCAAACTTATAAAAAACGGAGAGATCTCTACAATGATAGGTTTGGATGTTGCCAGTGATGTACACGGAGTAGAATCTATTGGTGCTGGAAATGCTTTTTTTACTACTGCAGGAACAGACCTTGCCACCACAGGAGAATTATATAGAGCATCTAAGGGTAAGGTTAGGATGGTAGCAGATCTGGCTAAATTTGAAAGGGAAAACGATCCGGATGCCTTCGAAGGTCTGCAATGGAAAAATCAACAATGTGAAGAAGAATTTACTGATAATGGGGAGTTAGTTTTTTCTGCTGGTCCACAGAATAATCCTTACAAGGTTACAGCTTTTGATGGTGAAACAGCCATTGTTGCAGATGCTGCAGGAAACACTATACTACAGGCGACTACACAGGGCAATGTAGATTGGAAAGCTATTTTAACACCTCCCTTAAATCCTGAAGGCGAATGGATGCAATTATTTGAAACGACTGATGGCAATGAGGATATCACTTGTTATGTTCAACCCGTACCAACTTCTGTTGCCATAGGGGATAATGGTTATGTATATGTGGGAGAATTAACAGGTGGTACCCCGGCAGGACTTCCTGTAGGTCTCTCCAGAGTTTGGAAAATGCCTGCCGATGGTTCTAATCTGGTTTGTTCTGAAATTAATGGTTCAGCAGATTGCAACGTACTAATTGCTGGATTAACTTCAGTAATTGATCTTGAAATAGGGCCTGATGGTCTTCTATATATAGTTCAATTTGATTCTAACAGTTGGTTATCTTCCGTAGTTCCTGATATCCCGTGGGGTGGTGGTTCCATTATTGCTGTTAATACGGAAACGGGACTGGTTGAAAAAGAAGTAGCAACCGGACTGGTTTATCCTGGAGCTATTACTTTTGATAAAAAAGGAAATCTTTGGGTATTAGAAAATAAATTATTTATCGGTGAATCCGCGATTGTTAGAATGCTCGAATAA
- a CDS encoding 2-oxoglutarate and iron-dependent oxygenase domain-containing protein has translation MNNIPSVNLADFLSDDPKRKEKFVNEIGKAYEEIGFVALKNHFLSDDLVEELYKEVKSFFDLPVETKQKYEIEGLAGQRGYISFGKEHAKGKKEGDLKEFWHFGQEPSEDANLTEEYPENVKVEELKDFNHTGMEAYRMLEKTGIYVLRALALYIGLDEHYFDHWASNGNSILRPIHYPPIQEEPKGAVRAGAHGDINLITLLMGASTGGLQVLRKDGEWIDAIPQEDELVINVGDMLERHTNNKLRSTIHRVTNPPKDQWGKPRYSIPFFMHPRSEMKLDCLEECIDEDHPKQYEDITAGEFLHQRLVEIGLKK, from the coding sequence ATGAATAACATACCTAGCGTAAATCTGGCCGACTTTCTATCAGATGATCCAAAGCGCAAAGAAAAGTTCGTAAACGAGATTGGTAAAGCTTATGAAGAAATTGGTTTCGTGGCCTTGAAAAATCACTTTCTAAGTGATGATCTTGTGGAAGAACTTTATAAAGAAGTAAAATCATTTTTTGATCTTCCTGTTGAGACAAAACAGAAGTATGAAATCGAAGGCCTTGCAGGGCAAAGAGGATATATTTCTTTTGGAAAGGAACATGCTAAAGGTAAAAAAGAAGGAGATCTTAAAGAATTCTGGCATTTTGGTCAGGAACCTTCTGAAGATGCGAACCTCACCGAAGAATATCCTGAAAATGTAAAAGTGGAAGAATTGAAAGATTTCAACCACACAGGAATGGAAGCATATAGAATGCTTGAAAAGACAGGGATTTATGTACTAAGAGCTTTGGCATTATATATAGGCCTTGATGAGCATTATTTTGATCACTGGGCAAGTAACGGCAACAGTATATTAAGACCTATACACTACCCTCCTATTCAGGAAGAACCTAAAGGAGCGGTTAGAGCTGGTGCGCATGGAGATATTAACCTAATCACCTTATTAATGGGAGCATCTACTGGAGGTCTCCAGGTTTTAAGGAAAGATGGAGAATGGATAGATGCTATTCCCCAGGAAGATGAACTGGTTATTAATGTGGGTGATATGTTGGAAAGACATACCAACAATAAATTGAGATCTACTATTCACAGGGTTACAAATCCACCTAAAGATCAGTGGGGAAAACCAAGATACTCTATTCCTTTCTTTATGCATCCCAGAAGTGAAATGAAACTGGATTGTCTTGAAGAATGTATTGATGAAGACCACCCGAAGCAATATGAAGACATTACCGCTGGTGAGTTTTTACATCAGCGTCTTGTAGAGATAGGCCTTAAAAAGTAA
- the ppk1 gene encoding polyphosphate kinase 1, producing the protein MEQPNEEHFRHRDLNWLSFNERVLQEAADKINPLYERIKFLAIFSSNLDEYFRVRVSQLRQMKRVKKSIRKKLALRPSKITKQIIQEVKDQQDVFGDIYKNQIIPELAENGIHIRDAKHFNHTHKKFIETLFNKKIEKHINPIILDLEKENELFLENSVLYFLVTFENEDKLAVVNIPVEECGRFVMMEDVKNELNITYLDEIVRHEAFKIFPEDNITGIYEIKLSRDAELYIDDIYEGVLAEKIYTSLEQRTDGQPTRLLYDAKMPKDIQKKVRKLLKLGKIDMMPGGQYHNFKDFFSFPDPTNNKKLHFKDLPALPHKTLDKSKNYFKDIAEKDQSLHFPYMSFSYVEKFVDMAAEDEKVTEISISLYRVADESQLTNSLMKALENGKRVTVFVEAKARFDEENNISWGRKFEEKGANVIYSFPKVKVHSKIMLISRQEGDETVRYAYIGTGNFNAETSAIYCDHAIFTANKNITKELYRLFKVLEGELIIPREKNLLISPFSTRQEFVKLIYNEIENAREGKKAKITAKMNSLEDEEMIQLLYKASQAGVEIRMLIRGFTCLIPGIKGLSENIYITSVVDRFLEHGRIYLFENAGNELMFYGSADWMNRNLDRRIEVISPVLDEDIKKEFREILDIQLNDNVKARIQDPEESNKYVERKKNEKEIRSQYEIYNYLKKKHES; encoded by the coding sequence ATGGAGCAACCAAATGAAGAACATTTTAGACACAGAGATCTAAATTGGTTAAGTTTTAATGAAAGGGTTCTTCAGGAGGCCGCAGATAAGATAAATCCTTTATATGAAAGGATTAAGTTTCTGGCCATTTTCTCCTCTAATCTTGATGAATATTTTAGAGTACGGGTGTCTCAACTACGCCAAATGAAAAGGGTGAAGAAAAGCATCCGTAAAAAATTAGCACTTCGCCCCTCTAAAATCACGAAACAGATCATCCAGGAAGTAAAAGATCAGCAAGATGTCTTTGGTGATATTTATAAAAACCAGATTATCCCTGAATTGGCGGAAAATGGAATCCATATTCGGGATGCAAAGCACTTCAACCACACGCACAAAAAATTTATTGAAACATTATTCAATAAAAAGATAGAGAAACATATAAACCCTATTATTCTTGATCTAGAAAAGGAAAATGAGTTATTCCTTGAAAATTCAGTACTCTATTTTCTAGTCACTTTTGAAAACGAAGATAAACTGGCGGTTGTTAATATTCCGGTTGAAGAATGTGGTCGTTTTGTAATGATGGAAGACGTTAAAAACGAGCTCAATATCACTTACCTGGATGAAATTGTAAGACATGAGGCTTTTAAGATCTTTCCAGAAGATAATATTACGGGTATCTATGAGATTAAACTTTCTCGGGACGCTGAACTTTATATAGACGACATCTACGAAGGGGTACTGGCAGAAAAGATCTACACCTCCTTAGAACAACGTACAGATGGACAGCCTACCAGACTTCTGTATGACGCAAAAATGCCTAAAGATATTCAGAAGAAAGTAAGAAAACTTTTAAAGCTTGGGAAAATAGATATGATGCCGGGCGGGCAGTATCATAATTTCAAAGATTTCTTTTCTTTTCCAGATCCTACAAATAATAAAAAATTACATTTTAAAGACCTGCCTGCTCTTCCTCATAAAACATTAGATAAGAGCAAAAACTATTTTAAAGATATTGCAGAAAAAGATCAGTCGCTGCATTTTCCATACATGTCTTTTTCGTATGTGGAAAAGTTTGTAGATATGGCTGCTGAAGATGAAAAGGTGACGGAAATTAGTATTTCATTGTATCGTGTTGCTGATGAATCCCAATTGACAAACTCCCTGATGAAGGCTCTTGAAAATGGCAAAAGAGTGACAGTCTTTGTGGAAGCAAAAGCAAGATTTGACGAGGAAAATAATATTAGTTGGGGACGCAAATTTGAAGAAAAAGGAGCTAATGTTATTTATAGTTTTCCTAAAGTAAAAGTACACTCTAAGATCATGCTTATTTCCCGGCAGGAAGGTGATGAAACTGTAAGGTACGCCTATATAGGAACCGGAAATTTTAATGCAGAAACATCTGCGATCTACTGCGATCATGCAATTTTTACGGCAAATAAGAATATCACGAAAGAGCTTTATAGATTATTTAAAGTATTGGAAGGTGAACTTATAATTCCAAGAGAGAAGAATCTCTTAATCTCTCCGTTTTCTACCAGGCAGGAGTTTGTTAAACTCATTTACAATGAGATAGAAAATGCACGAGAAGGGAAAAAAGCTAAGATCACTGCCAAAATGAATAGCCTGGAAGATGAAGAAATGATTCAACTTCTATATAAAGCAAGTCAGGCAGGTGTTGAGATTAGAATGCTCATACGTGGATTCACCTGCTTAATTCCCGGGATTAAAGGTTTAAGCGAAAATATTTATATAACCAGCGTAGTAGACAGATTCCTGGAGCATGGAAGAATTTATCTTTTTGAAAATGCCGGTAATGAATTAATGTTTTACGGAAGTGCAGACTGGATGAACAGAAACCTGGATAGAAGAATAGAGGTTATTTCTCCGGTGCTGGATGAAGATATTAAGAAAGAATTCAGGGAAATCTTGGATATTCAATTAAACGATAATGTAAAGGCGCGTATACAGGATCCCGAAGAGAGCAATAAATATGTTGAGCGTAAAAAAAATGAAAAAGAGATACGATCGCAATACGAGATATATAATTACCTGAAGAAAAAGCACGAATCATGA
- a CDS encoding DUF1835 domain-containing protein: protein METKTLHIVNGDSLAEQMQELNLPGEIVIWRELLCEGPTRKEINSEFFKARKKFLLKAYNISSENYEKRFISEIKRLKSLKNYDNVVLWFEFDLFCHINMLAAISFLKDKHGEIPISLVCSKKLQGEKELQPLSQLNLKELENHYKNSIQLNVEDIEVAVLIWELYCGDNPLKLKPQIKVNTNFEYLSSCIRAHVERFPNSITGINSLERNVLRLIENYDIKNENHLLGYALQYQGYYGYSDTQMKRLIEKLSIFFEKTENRIVLTEQGNLVLAGKKNFYRDLKNEEYFGGAEMYDFLYESESHRLLKL, encoded by the coding sequence ATGGAAACTAAAACCCTACACATTGTAAACGGTGACAGTCTTGCTGAGCAGATGCAGGAATTAAATTTGCCTGGTGAAATCGTCATTTGGAGAGAACTGCTTTGTGAAGGGCCTACCCGAAAAGAGATAAATTCTGAATTTTTTAAAGCAAGGAAAAAATTCCTTCTTAAGGCTTATAATATTTCTTCAGAGAATTACGAAAAGCGTTTTATTTCTGAAATAAAAAGGCTTAAGTCTCTAAAAAATTATGACAATGTGGTTCTTTGGTTTGAATTTGATCTTTTTTGTCATATAAATATGCTGGCGGCAATTAGTTTTTTAAAAGATAAACATGGTGAGATCCCTATATCCCTTGTTTGCAGTAAGAAACTTCAGGGCGAAAAAGAACTGCAACCTTTATCTCAACTTAATCTTAAGGAACTGGAGAATCATTATAAGAATAGCATTCAGCTTAATGTTGAAGATATTGAAGTAGCCGTTCTTATCTGGGAATTATATTGTGGTGACAATCCTTTGAAACTGAAACCCCAGATAAAGGTTAACACTAATTTTGAATATTTATCCAGTTGTATTAGAGCACATGTTGAAAGATTTCCCAATAGTATTACCGGAATCAATTCTTTAGAAAGAAACGTTCTTCGACTTATAGAAAATTATGACATTAAGAATGAGAATCATCTTTTAGGGTATGCGCTACAATATCAAGGATATTATGGCTATAGCGATACCCAAATGAAAAGGCTTATTGAAAAGTTGTCTATTTTCTTCGAGAAAACAGAAAATAGAATTGTTCTTACTGAACAGGGAAACCTGGTACTTGCAGGCAAAAAGAATTTTTACAGAGATCTCAAAAATGAGGAATATTTTGGCGGTGCTGAAATGTATGATTTTCTCTATGAATCTGAATCTCACCGATTATTAAAATTATAG